TGTAGAGCTCATTGAACTTCTGCTCATCGCTCTGGTACAGGTAGTACCAGGCAATTGACTGTTTGATGAAGTTTTCATAGTTCCATGTTGTGGCTCCTGCAACGGGAACGAGCGCCAGGAAGAGCAGGGCAATGATTGCAGCAGCCTTTTTCATGGTTTCACCTCCAACATGTATTAATCTGGCGGGATTTTTAAATTCTTCCCCTCCCCAACCTTTAAAAGAGGAAGGTGGAATGCACCACCATGATTCTCGGAATCCACGACGGTCACGACGCCGGTGCGGTGCTCATAGATAGGGGCAGGCTATTTGCCGTCAATGAGGAACGGCTCAACAGAACCAAGAAATACCGGGGCTTTCCTGCCCTGAGCATGAAAAAGGTCATGGAGATGGCCGGAGCAGAACCGGAAGACGTTGAGATTATAGCCGTTGCGGGTATATTCCGGAAGCAGAAACGCCTCCTTGAGCTTGAGGAGAACCTCCGCACTGTTTTTGGGAGGGAGTTCAAGAGGAAAGTAATTTTCGTTGAGCACCATCTCGCTCACTCGGCCTCGGCCTACTATACCTCTGGGTGGAGAGATGCGCTCGCGGTAAGCATTGATGCCGCTGGGGATGGGCTGAGCTCCTCAATTTACATCGCGAGAGACGGCGAGATGATACGAATCGCTCAGAGCACTTACCTAGACTCCCTCGGGGACTTCTACGCCTCCGTTACCGAGCTTTTAGGGTTCAAACCGATGCGCCACGAGGGCAAAGTCATGAGCCTCGCCGCATATGGGAAACCAACCTACGACCTGAGCTCAATAATAGAACTCAACGGGCTAAGCTTCGACAACCATCTCGGGGTAATCGGGGTTGAGGCGACGAGGAAGCTCGCAGAGCTCTTTGATTATCCCCTCAGACACGCCAAGGAGATTGCCCTCCAGATGAAGCGCGGAAAGCTTGAGGGCAAGTTCCAGAAAAAGGCCATAGAGATAGCGGCAAGCGCTCAGGCGCATCTGGAGAAGCTGATGGAGGAGCTCGGGTTGGAGCTGAGGTCGAGGAACCTCCCCCTCGCCTACGCCGGTGGAGTTGCCCAGAACGTAAAGGCCAACGCCGTGCTGAGGCACATTCTTGGGGACGATAACCTCTGGGTCTTCCCGGCGATGGACGATGGGGGCCTGGCCTTTGGAGCGGCGGTCTTTGTGAATGCCCAGTTCGAGAGGCTTGACGGAAGGTGGAAACCCGCCAGGCTGGAGCATGTTTATCTTGGCCCCGCATACGGGCCTGAAGAAGTCGAGGAGCTGTTGAAGAAGGAGGGAATGGAGTTCGAAGAGGTCGATGTTTCTTTCATCACCGATGCCCTCGTTGATGGGAAGCTCGTTGGCTTTTTCCAGGGAGCGATGGAGTTCGGGCCGAGGGCTCTGGGCAACCGCTCAATTCTGGCAGACCCGAGGAACGAGAGGGTCAAGGAGAGGCTCAACGTTGCCCTGAAGCGCGACGTCTTCCAGCCATTCGCGCCTTCCCTGCTATGGGAGAAAGCAGGGGAATACCTTGAAGACCTCGGAGGAAAGCCCAACGAGTTCATGACGATGAGCTACACCGCGAGCGAAAGTTTTAGGGAGCTTGCCCCCGCTGTCATTCACGTGGACGGCACAACGAGGCCGCAGGCGGTGAGGAGGGAGATCAACCCAGCTTACTACGAAATCATCAAAGCCTTCGAGCGGAAGACCGGCCTGGGTGCGGTTCTAAATACCAGCTTTAACATGCACGGCGAGCCGATAGTCTGCTCGCCTGAGGATGCGCTGAGGACGTTCAGGAAAGCCGGACTGGACGTGCTGGTGGTTGAAGGGCTCGCGGTGTGGAGACAAGGTTAATATAGTAGGCCAGCGTACCTACTATGAAGGTGAGCTTAGTATGGGCGTTACCAAAGTAACCCGAAACTACCAGATAACAATTCCAGCAGAGATAAGGAAGGCGCTCGGCATAAAGGAGGGGGAGCTCCTCGAAGTTCACCTTGAAGGCGACAGGATAGTCCTGAAAAGGCTGGAGAGGAAGAGAAAAAGGCTCAGACTAAGAAGGAAGCTCACTCCCAAGGACATCGAGAAGGCCATCGAGGAGGGCATGAAGGAATGCGCGGAGTGATAGACACGAACGTTCTGATATACGACACCTTCGAGGACTCCGAGTTTCACGGCGAGGCTGAGAGGATTCTCGAATCGCTGGACGCGTGGTACGTGCCGACGATAGTCCTCCAAGAGTTTGCTTGGTTCTTCAGGAATGAGGGGTTTTCCGCCGATGAGACGTGGGAAGTTCTGAGGGGATACCTCGATGACCCAAGGTTCAGGGGGCTCAACGATGATTCACAAATCGTGAAAAAGGCTTTTGAGATACTAAAGGTTGAGAAACTTTCCCTCTCCCGCTTCAACGACGCGATGATTTTAGTCCATGCCGTTGAGAAGGGTGTTTTGGTGACGTTCGATTCAAAGTTCAGGAAATTAGCCGAGAGAAGGGGCGTTAAAGTCCTCCCGTAGGAATTTACAAGCTTATGGAGTCTGTGTTAAAGTTGCTCTTTCAATGACCTATTAGGTTCTTTCATGCCCTCTTAAGCACTTCGATGAACATCTTTTCGTTGAGGTAAAGTTATAAACATTGTCCCGAAGGAAAAGCGGTGATGCTCATGGCGCTGAGCGACAGGCTGGAACTCGTTAACCCTTCTGAAATTAGGAAGCTCTTTGACCTCGCTCAGGGTGTTGAAGAGTTAATCTCACTGGGCATCGGTGAGCCTGACTTTGATACTCCCGAGCACATCAAGGAATACGCAAAAGAGGCCCTCGACAAGGGAATGACGCATTATGGCCCGAATGCTGGACTGATGATGCTCAGGGAAGCCTTGGCGTGGAAGCTCAAGGAGCAGAACGGCATCGATGCTGACCCCAAGACTCAAATCATGGTAACCGTTGGCGCTAACCAGGCGTTTCTGATGGGGTTCGCGGCCTTTCTCCGGGAGGGAGAGGAAGTCCTGATTCCAAGCCCGATGTTCGTCAGCTACGCCCCGGCGGTTATTCTCGCCGGAGGAAAGCCCGTTGAGGTGCCGACCTACGAGGAGAACGAATTCAGGCTGAGCGTTGACGACCTCGAAAAGCACGTTAGCGAAAAGACAAGGGCGCTCATCATAAACTCCCCCAACAACCCGACCGGTGCGGTTCTCACCAGGAAGGACCTCGAGGAGATAGCCGACTTTGCTGTGGAGCACGACCTCATAGTCTTCAGCGATGAAGTTTATGAGCACTTCGTTTATGATGGTGCCAGAAACTACAGCATAGCCTCCCTCGACGGAATGTTCGAGCGCACCCTCACAATCAACGGCTTTTCCAAGACCTTCGCCATGACCGGCTGGCGCCTCGGGTTTGTCGTAGCTCCGGAATGGATAATCGAGAGAATGACCCGCTTCCAGATGTACAACTCGACCTGTCCGGTTACCTTCGCACAGTATGCAGCTGCAAAAGCTCTGAAGGACGAGCGCAGCTGGAAGGCAGTCGAGGAGATGAGGAGGGAGTACGAACGCAGGAGGAACCTCGTTTGGAAGAGACTCAACGAGATGGGACTTCCGACGGTCAAGCCCAGGGGAGCGTTCTACATCTTCCCGCGCGTGAAGGACACTGGTCTTACCAGCAAGGAGTTCAGCGAGCTGATGCTCCTGGAGGCCAAGGTTGCAGTCGTTCCGGGCTCGGCGTTCGGAAGTGCCGGAGAGGGCTACATCAGGATAAGCTACGCAACGGCGTATGAACAGCTCGAAGAGGCCATGGACAGGATGGAGAA
This window of the Thermococcus thermotolerans genome carries:
- a CDS encoding carbamoyltransferase family protein, translated to MILGIHDGHDAGAVLIDRGRLFAVNEERLNRTKKYRGFPALSMKKVMEMAGAEPEDVEIIAVAGIFRKQKRLLELEENLRTVFGREFKRKVIFVEHHLAHSASAYYTSGWRDALAVSIDAAGDGLSSSIYIARDGEMIRIAQSTYLDSLGDFYASVTELLGFKPMRHEGKVMSLAAYGKPTYDLSSIIELNGLSFDNHLGVIGVEATRKLAELFDYPLRHAKEIALQMKRGKLEGKFQKKAIEIAASAQAHLEKLMEELGLELRSRNLPLAYAGGVAQNVKANAVLRHILGDDNLWVFPAMDDGGLAFGAAVFVNAQFERLDGRWKPARLEHVYLGPAYGPEEVEELLKKEGMEFEEVDVSFITDALVDGKLVGFFQGAMEFGPRALGNRSILADPRNERVKERLNVALKRDVFQPFAPSLLWEKAGEYLEDLGGKPNEFMTMSYTASESFRELAPAVIHVDGTTRPQAVRREINPAYYEIIKAFERKTGLGAVLNTSFNMHGEPIVCSPEDALRTFRKAGLDVLVVEGLAVWRQG
- a CDS encoding AbrB/MazE/SpoVT family DNA-binding domain-containing protein codes for the protein MGVTKVTRNYQITIPAEIRKALGIKEGELLEVHLEGDRIVLKRLERKRKRLRLRRKLTPKDIEKAIEEGMKECAE
- a CDS encoding PIN domain-containing protein, with the protein product MRGVIDTNVLIYDTFEDSEFHGEAERILESLDAWYVPTIVLQEFAWFFRNEGFSADETWEVLRGYLDDPRFRGLNDDSQIVKKAFEILKVEKLSLSRFNDAMILVHAVEKGVLVTFDSKFRKLAERRGVKVLP
- a CDS encoding pyridoxal phosphate-dependent aminotransferase, with translation MALSDRLELVNPSEIRKLFDLAQGVEELISLGIGEPDFDTPEHIKEYAKEALDKGMTHYGPNAGLMMLREALAWKLKEQNGIDADPKTQIMVTVGANQAFLMGFAAFLREGEEVLIPSPMFVSYAPAVILAGGKPVEVPTYEENEFRLSVDDLEKHVSEKTRALIINSPNNPTGAVLTRKDLEEIADFAVEHDLIVFSDEVYEHFVYDGARNYSIASLDGMFERTLTINGFSKTFAMTGWRLGFVVAPEWIIERMTRFQMYNSTCPVTFAQYAAAKALKDERSWKAVEEMRREYERRRNLVWKRLNEMGLPTVKPRGAFYIFPRVKDTGLTSKEFSELMLLEAKVAVVPGSAFGSAGEGYIRISYATAYEQLEEAMDRMEKVLREKKLV